One Novosphingobium sp. G106 DNA segment encodes these proteins:
- a CDS encoding amidohydrolase family protein — MIEATLNAPGRYRVFDGDNHYYESYDSFTRHIDPAWADWAIHVERAENGRNYVMVGNERLRSNSVHPQDFIAPPESILEMFRDPNADMGMAEFNVRNRMRAEELPDSIDVGKRLEFMDREGIDAAMLYPSLAVMIEQQLASNIGATYANLHAFNRWLEDDWGYATENRLFSVPLLSLLDLDEAVKELDRVLRLGARAVHLRTGPVFGRSPASEHFDPFWARLNEARVPVAFHSSFSQYHQLVSVHWGEKGDPTYTEITPMQSYLGTGARPMMDTMAALTFHGLFTRFPKVNVMAVEGGSFWVADLFKQMDKAYQSGRGSKLAPKLHDLPSAILKQHLYVTPFPEEDVTQLAAVLPTDHIILGSDYPHPEGLAHPATYANKIEPVLGEAATRGVMGENLARVIGIWN; from the coding sequence ATGATCGAAGCCACGCTCAACGCCCCTGGTCGCTACCGGGTCTTCGACGGCGACAACCACTACTACGAGAGCTACGACAGCTTTACCCGCCACATCGACCCGGCCTGGGCCGACTGGGCGATCCACGTCGAGCGTGCCGAGAACGGCCGCAACTACGTGATGGTCGGCAACGAGCGGCTGCGCTCGAACTCGGTCCACCCGCAGGACTTCATCGCCCCGCCCGAGTCCATCCTCGAGATGTTTCGCGATCCCAATGCCGACATGGGCATGGCCGAGTTCAATGTCCGGAACCGGATGCGCGCCGAGGAACTGCCGGACTCGATCGACGTGGGCAAGCGTCTCGAATTCATGGACCGCGAGGGGATCGACGCGGCGATGCTCTATCCGAGCCTCGCGGTGATGATCGAGCAGCAGCTCGCCAGCAACATCGGCGCGACCTATGCCAACCTCCATGCCTTCAACCGCTGGCTCGAGGACGACTGGGGCTATGCCACCGAGAACCGCCTGTTCTCGGTGCCGCTGCTGTCGCTGCTCGATCTCGACGAGGCGGTGAAGGAGCTCGACCGCGTACTTCGGCTAGGCGCCCGCGCGGTGCATCTGCGCACGGGGCCGGTGTTCGGCCGCTCGCCGGCCTCGGAGCATTTCGATCCGTTCTGGGCGCGGCTGAACGAGGCCAGGGTGCCCGTCGCGTTCCATTCCTCGTTCAGCCAGTACCACCAGCTCGTCTCGGTGCACTGGGGCGAGAAGGGCGATCCGACCTATACCGAGATCACGCCGATGCAGTCCTACCTCGGCACCGGCGCGCGGCCGATGATGGACACGATGGCGGCGCTGACCTTCCACGGCCTGTTCACCCGCTTCCCCAAGGTCAACGTTATGGCGGTCGAAGGCGGTTCGTTCTGGGTGGCCGATCTGTTCAAGCAGATGGACAAGGCCTACCAGTCGGGGCGCGGCTCCAAGCTCGCGCCCAAGCTGCACGACCTGCCCAGCGCGATCCTCAAGCAGCATCTCTATGTCACGCCGTTCCCTGAAGAGGACGTTACCCAACTCGCCGCCGTGCTGCCGACCGACCATATCATCCTCGGCTCGGACTATCCGCACCCGGAGGGCCTCGCCCATCCCGCGACCTATGCGAACAAGATCGAGCCCGTCCTGGGCGAGGCAGCCACGCGCGGCGTGATGGGCGAGAACCTCGCCCGCGTCATCGGCATCTGGAACTGA
- a CDS encoding amidohydrolase, protein MAAGTAAAHGAEEGPVEAILEPDLPIVDAHHHLWFQSQATLDALDREDGELGPLTQNFSFHPRYLFDELMGHATSGHNVRATVYVEVHSMYRRSGPEHLRSVGEIEFANGMAAMAESGIFGEPKLCAGIVGGADLRRGAAVRETLEAQAMAGGGRYRGIRAAGIAYDERLPKLSAAIGSRPGTMADPAFREGLAQLAPLGLSCDIFLFEPQIAELKDLARAFPDTQLILNHVGMPTALGGFKGTLSERFPIWRDAIRAVAEHPNITIKLGGLGNAMCGFPEAGRPETTGSEELARAWGPYIETCIEAFGPERSMFESNFPVDGVTARYPVVWNTFKRIVAGASPDEKAALFASTAARIYRLNI, encoded by the coding sequence ATGGCGGCAGGAACAGCGGCGGCTCACGGTGCGGAAGAGGGTCCGGTCGAGGCCATTCTCGAACCCGACCTGCCGATCGTCGACGCGCATCATCACCTCTGGTTCCAGTCGCAGGCGACACTCGATGCGCTCGACCGCGAGGACGGGGAACTGGGGCCGCTGACCCAAAACTTCAGCTTCCATCCGCGCTACCTGTTCGACGAATTGATGGGCCACGCGACCTCCGGCCACAACGTCCGTGCGACGGTCTATGTCGAGGTCCACTCGATGTACCGGCGCAGCGGCCCCGAGCACCTGCGTTCGGTCGGCGAGATCGAATTCGCCAACGGCATGGCGGCGATGGCCGAAAGCGGCATCTTCGGCGAGCCGAAGCTCTGCGCAGGGATCGTCGGCGGCGCCGATCTGCGCCGCGGCGCGGCGGTGCGCGAGACGCTAGAAGCGCAGGCGATGGCCGGCGGCGGGCGCTATCGCGGCATCCGCGCTGCCGGTATCGCCTACGATGAGCGCCTGCCCAAGCTGTCCGCCGCGATCGGCAGCCGGCCCGGGACCATGGCCGATCCGGCCTTCCGCGAAGGCCTGGCCCAGCTCGCACCGCTGGGCCTCTCGTGCGACATCTTCCTGTTCGAACCCCAGATCGCCGAGCTCAAGGACCTCGCCCGCGCCTTTCCCGACACGCAGCTCATCCTGAACCACGTCGGCATGCCGACCGCGCTCGGTGGCTTCAAGGGCACCCTGTCCGAACGCTTCCCGATCTGGCGCGACGCGATCCGGGCCGTGGCCGAGCACCCCAACATCACGATCAAGCTCGGCGGCCTGGGCAATGCCATGTGCGGCTTTCCCGAGGCTGGACGGCCCGAGACGACGGGCTCCGAAGAACTGGCCCGCGCCTGGGGCCCCTATATCGAGACCTGCATCGAGGCCTTCGGACCCGAGCGCAGCATGTTCGAGAGCAACTTCCCCGTCGACGGCGTGACCGCGCGCTATCCCGTCGTCTGGAACACCTTCAAGCGCATCGTCGCCGGCGCCTCGCCGGACGAGAAGGCCGCGCTTTTCGCGAGCACGGCCGCGCGCATCTACCGCCTGAACATCTGA
- a CDS encoding TetR/AcrR family transcriptional regulator gives MAVSRPLPAAKLTQERSRATRKNIVSAALKLWSQRGFDEGFETTTVDEIAESAGLSRASVYYYFPKKEDILREIAWTTAEQIHELSLRSLMTGQPVAEVIDEIMRQLGEMVARSPKAAVRRMLQIRDQAPESLARDSAAGGMTRAFSVVIAHAQEAAELPRTLGSLEIAELISSIAMGAIAKWSIAEEFDLPGTLRRRAAVILAGVRHL, from the coding sequence ATGGCCGTCTCCCGCCCCCTCCCCGCCGCCAAGCTGACGCAGGAGCGTTCGCGCGCGACGCGCAAGAACATCGTCAGCGCTGCGCTCAAGCTGTGGAGCCAGCGCGGCTTCGACGAAGGGTTCGAAACCACGACGGTCGATGAAATCGCGGAAAGCGCAGGCCTTTCGCGTGCGAGCGTCTACTACTACTTCCCCAAGAAGGAGGACATCCTCCGCGAGATCGCCTGGACCACGGCAGAGCAGATCCACGAGCTGTCGCTGCGTTCGTTGATGACCGGGCAGCCGGTGGCTGAAGTCATCGACGAGATCATGCGGCAGCTTGGCGAGATGGTTGCCCGATCGCCCAAGGCGGCGGTGCGGCGAATGTTGCAGATCCGCGACCAGGCGCCCGAGAGCCTGGCCCGCGACTCCGCCGCCGGCGGCATGACACGCGCCTTTTCGGTCGTCATCGCGCATGCACAGGAAGCCGCCGAACTGCCCAGGACTCTCGGCTCGCTCGAAATCGCGGAACTGATTTCCTCGATCGCCATGGGCGCGATCGCGAAGTGGAGCATTGCCGAAGAGTTCGACTTGCCTGGCACGCTGAGGCGGAGGGCCGCGGTAATCCTGGCCGGCGTTCGGCATTTGTGA
- a CDS encoding winged helix-turn-helix transcriptional regulator, with amino-acid sequence MSKLHPGVHRVSKILNFLSDNGDRSFSYVEIAKQVNFSRSTCHMILTGLTDVGYITRLNDKSYSIGPVFNTISLVAARIFPSYCGNFQGKDAKEFNEMKNLCDMRRAP; translated from the coding sequence ATGTCAAAGTTACATCCTGGAGTCCATAGGGTTTCGAAAATTCTCAATTTCTTATCGGACAATGGTGATAGATCTTTTTCTTATGTCGAAATTGCCAAGCAGGTGAATTTTAGCAGATCAACCTGCCATATGATTTTGACCGGTCTCACGGACGTCGGGTACATTACGCGATTGAATGATAAATCCTATTCCATAGGACCAGTATTTAACACCATAAGCCTTGTTGCTGCTCGAATTTTTCCATCTTATTGTGGTAATTTTCAGGGAAAAGACGCCAAAGAATTCAATGAAATGAAAAATTTATGCGATATGAGGCGTGCTCCATAA
- a CDS encoding nuclear transport factor 2 family protein: protein MTDLAATLDYVKSRMDILDCVNRYTRGMDRLDRDSALSAFHADAQLEYGVFVGSPAEFFDYFHELHLHHHKSTNHMICNHVCDLEGDVAHTETYFAVANNNASTPPFSLAGGRYVDRFERRDGRWAIATRVCVGEWDATPGNELAEKLIAKFREIVSIGRDRSDVSYQRPLTVPPERLGTSIAV, encoded by the coding sequence ATGACCGATCTCGCCGCGACGCTCGACTACGTGAAAAGCCGCATGGATATCCTCGACTGCGTCAACCGCTATACCCGCGGCATGGACCGGCTTGACCGGGACTCGGCGCTCTCGGCCTTCCATGCCGATGCCCAGCTCGAATATGGCGTCTTCGTCGGCTCGCCGGCCGAGTTCTTCGACTATTTCCACGAGCTGCACCTGCATCACCACAAGTCGACCAACCACATGATCTGCAACCACGTCTGCGATCTGGAAGGCGATGTCGCGCATACCGAAACCTACTTCGCGGTGGCCAACAACAACGCCTCGACCCCGCCCTTCTCGCTGGCCGGTGGCCGCTATGTCGACCGCTTCGAGCGCCGCGACGGCCGCTGGGCGATCGCCACGCGCGTCTGCGTCGGCGAATGGGACGCGACGCCGGGCAACGAACTGGCCGAGAAGCTCATCGCCAAGTTCCGCGAGATCGTCAGCATCGGCCGCGACCGCTCGGACGTATCCTATCAAAGGCCGCTGACTGTCCCGCCGGAGCGCCTGGGCACCAGTATCGCGGTCTGA
- a CDS encoding class I adenylate-forming enzyme family protein — MDKRQHIVDLVDALALARADDPALTVEDEAWSYRRLVETSRRAASRLHALGVQRDDVVVLPMANSHEQASFFLGAWRLGATPLPLSQTVPEAELAHIMAAAGARVVLREGQDIAGEPLWERPSLLALRCRAQASGGSTGLPKVIVDTEPCTLDPAEDHWGWTEGPAMFVPGPTYHSGPMNHLIGGLTRGIHVVMMRKFDAARAIALIDQHKPHWALYVPTMMNRILKAAEAPEDRAKLSSLKRVWHSAAACPSWLKQAWIDLVGPDAVWEIFGGSEGVSTTVISGREWLDHPGSVGRAAGNGEIAIFDAEGRPVPPGTVGEIYMRNTVDARRFIVISDVKQRLNGEWESFGDLGSLDEDGFLYLADRRVDMINTGGNNVFPAEVEAAIQSHPAVGDAVVFGQRDDDLGEIVCARVYAENGTIGRDDLLAYLATRITRYKLPRRIEFSPEPIRNDAGKVRRSGLMLAPETSALEG, encoded by the coding sequence ATGGACAAGAGACAGCACATCGTCGATCTCGTGGACGCCCTGGCGCTGGCGCGCGCCGACGATCCGGCGCTGACGGTCGAGGACGAGGCCTGGTCCTATCGCCGGCTTGTGGAGACGTCGCGCCGGGCTGCCAGCCGGCTCCATGCCCTCGGCGTGCAGCGCGATGACGTCGTCGTCCTGCCGATGGCCAATTCGCACGAGCAGGCGAGCTTCTTCCTCGGCGCCTGGCGGCTGGGCGCAACGCCCTTGCCGCTGTCGCAGACCGTGCCCGAGGCGGAACTCGCCCATATCATGGCCGCCGCCGGCGCGCGGGTCGTGCTGCGCGAGGGGCAGGACATCGCGGGGGAGCCGCTGTGGGAGCGCCCGAGCCTGCTCGCGCTGCGCTGCCGCGCCCAGGCCAGCGGCGGCAGCACGGGCCTGCCAAAGGTGATCGTCGATACCGAACCCTGCACGCTCGACCCTGCCGAGGATCACTGGGGCTGGACCGAGGGACCGGCGATGTTCGTGCCGGGGCCGACCTATCACTCGGGGCCGATGAACCACCTGATCGGCGGCCTGACGCGCGGCATCCATGTCGTCATGATGCGCAAGTTCGACGCAGCCCGGGCGATCGCGCTGATCGATCAGCACAAGCCGCACTGGGCGCTCTACGTGCCGACGATGATGAACCGCATCCTCAAGGCCGCGGAAGCGCCGGAGGATCGCGCGAAGCTATCCTCGCTCAAGCGCGTCTGGCATTCGGCCGCGGCCTGTCCGTCGTGGCTCAAGCAGGCCTGGATCGACCTCGTCGGCCCCGATGCGGTCTGGGAAATCTTCGGCGGCAGCGAAGGAGTCTCGACCACGGTCATCTCCGGCCGCGAATGGCTCGACCACCCGGGTTCGGTCGGGCGCGCCGCGGGCAATGGCGAGATCGCGATCTTCGACGCTGAGGGCCGGCCGGTGCCGCCGGGCACGGTGGGCGAAATCTACATGCGCAACACGGTCGACGCGCGCCGCTTCATCGTGATCTCGGACGTGAAGCAGCGGCTCAATGGCGAGTGGGAGAGCTTCGGCGACCTGGGCTCGCTCGACGAGGATGGCTTCCTCTACCTCGCCGACCGGCGCGTCGACATGATCAACACCGGCGGCAACAACGTCTTTCCGGCCGAGGTCGAGGCCGCGATCCAGAGCCATCCCGCCGTGGGCGATGCCGTCGTCTTCGGCCAGCGCGACGACGACCTGGGCGAGATCGTCTGCGCCCGCGTCTATGCCGAGAACGGCACGATCGGGCGCGACGACCTGCTCGCTTACCTCGCGACGCGGATCACCCGCTACAAGCTGCCGCGCCGCATCGAATTCTCGCCCGAGCCGATCCGCAACGACGCCGGCAAGGTCCGCCGCTCGGGCCTGATGCTCGCCCCAGAAACCTCCGCCCTGGAAGGATAG
- a CDS encoding MaoC/PaaZ C-terminal domain-containing protein — MIYPEILSLTSGPAELAYTEQDAIIYALGVGAGLDELGADDLRLVYEKDLRVLPTFATTLLDSSGDLFGRAEINFRKVVHSEQRLRIHAPLPPAGRVRSSSRVLGVSDKGAEKGAVVYAEHTIADAATGETCATVVLTLYCRGDGGFGGPNEDPFPIHAIPQRAPDKERRQHVPANQAALYRYAIRDANPLHIDPVVAKTVGFEQPLLHGLCTYGFAARAIMQDWCGNDPALIRSFDVRFAAPFFPGETLVTKSWRDGSVISFECEAAERGATIFRNGRCEIGE, encoded by the coding sequence GTGATCTATCCCGAAATCCTTTCGCTGACCTCTGGCCCGGCGGAGCTCGCCTATACCGAGCAGGATGCGATCATCTATGCGCTGGGCGTCGGCGCGGGGCTCGACGAACTCGGCGCGGACGACCTGCGCCTCGTCTACGAGAAGGACCTGCGCGTCCTGCCGACTTTCGCCACGACCCTGCTCGATTCCTCGGGCGATCTGTTTGGCCGCGCCGAGATCAACTTCCGCAAGGTCGTGCACAGCGAGCAGCGCCTGCGCATCCACGCGCCGTTGCCGCCCGCGGGGCGCGTGCGCAGTTCCAGCCGCGTGCTCGGCGTCTCGGACAAGGGCGCGGAGAAAGGCGCAGTCGTCTATGCCGAGCACACGATCGCCGATGCGGCGACGGGCGAGACCTGCGCCACCGTCGTGCTGACGCTCTATTGCCGCGGCGACGGCGGTTTCGGCGGACCGAACGAGGATCCGTTCCCGATCCACGCGATCCCGCAGCGCGCGCCCGACAAGGAACGGCGCCAGCATGTGCCGGCGAACCAGGCGGCGCTCTATCGCTATGCGATCAGGGACGCCAATCCGCTGCACATCGACCCGGTCGTCGCCAAGACCGTGGGCTTCGAACAGCCGCTGCTCCATGGCCTGTGTACCTATGGCTTCGCCGCGCGCGCGATCATGCAGGACTGGTGCGGCAACGATCCGGCCCTGATCCGCAGCTTCGACGTGCGCTTCGCCGCACCCTTCTTCCCCGGCGAGACGCTGGTGACGAAGAGCTGGCGGGACGGATCGGTGATTTCGTTCGAATGCGAGGCGGCCGAACGCGGCGCGACGATCTTCCGCAACGGCCGCTGCGAGATAGGCGAATGA
- a CDS encoding Re/Si-specific NAD(P)(+) transhydrogenase subunit alpha: protein MSSIHVTVLRESAVAERRVAATPETVKKFIALGAVVSVEAGAGESASIADAAYAEAGAAIADRASVLGEADIVLSIQGPAPTSLAGIKPGAWLVGNLDPYADRARIEGYAALGIEALAMEFMPRITRAQSMDTLSSQSNLAGYRAVLDAAHEFGRAFPMMMTAAGTIAAARVFVMGVGVAGLQAIATARRLGAQVSATDVRSATKEQIQSLGAKPIFVENVAGIEGEGTGGYASEMSAEYQQAQAELVSSHIAKQDIVITTALIPGKPAPRLITDAQIATMKPGSVIVDLAAEQGGNVEGAVLGEVTERHGVLIVAHRNVPSRLAADASALFSRNLYNFLSAFWSKEAGRPVLPDEDEITRAVRLTQGGRIVNERLQDQPGNA, encoded by the coding sequence ATGTCATCGATTCACGTTACCGTGCTGCGCGAGAGCGCAGTAGCCGAGCGGCGCGTTGCTGCGACGCCGGAGACGGTGAAGAAGTTCATCGCGCTGGGCGCGGTGGTTTCGGTCGAAGCGGGTGCCGGTGAGAGCGCCTCGATCGCGGATGCGGCCTATGCCGAGGCGGGCGCCGCCATTGCCGATCGGGCCAGCGTGCTGGGCGAGGCCGATATCGTGCTGTCGATCCAGGGGCCAGCACCCACTTCGCTGGCGGGCATCAAGCCCGGCGCTTGGCTCGTCGGCAATCTCGATCCCTATGCCGACCGCGCCCGGATCGAGGGTTACGCCGCCCTCGGCATCGAGGCGCTGGCGATGGAATTCATGCCGCGCATCACGCGTGCGCAGTCGATGGATACGCTGTCCTCGCAGTCGAACCTCGCCGGGTACCGCGCGGTGCTCGACGCGGCCCACGAATTCGGCCGTGCCTTCCCGATGATGATGACTGCGGCGGGCACGATCGCCGCGGCGCGCGTCTTCGTGATGGGCGTCGGCGTTGCCGGCCTCCAGGCGATCGCCACGGCGCGGCGGCTGGGCGCGCAGGTCTCCGCCACCGACGTTCGCTCGGCCACGAAGGAGCAGATCCAGTCGCTCGGCGCCAAGCCGATCTTCGTCGAGAACGTCGCCGGCATCGAGGGCGAGGGCACGGGCGGCTATGCCAGCGAGATGTCGGCGGAATACCAGCAGGCCCAGGCCGAGCTGGTCTCGTCGCACATCGCCAAGCAGGACATCGTCATCACCACGGCGCTGATCCCGGGCAAGCCCGCGCCGCGCCTGATCACCGACGCGCAGATCGCCACGATGAAGCCGGGCAGTGTGATCGTCGATCTCGCGGCCGAGCAGGGCGGCAATGTCGAGGGCGCGGTCCTGGGCGAAGTGACCGAGCGCCACGGCGTGCTGATCGTCGCGCACCGCAACGTGCCTTCGCGCTTGGCGGCCGACGCCTCGGCGCTGTTCTCGCGCAACCTCTACAACTTCCTCTCGGCCTTCTGGAGCAAGGAGGCCGGGCGGCCGGTCCTGCCCGACGAGGACGAGATCACCCGCGCGGTCCGCCTCACGCAAGGCGGCCGGATCGTCAACGAACGGCTGCAAGACCAGCCTGGCAACGCCTGA
- a CDS encoding enoyl-CoA hydratase/isomerase family protein, translating into MIVESRRDADGIRTIALNRPPANAINYDMMHAVKAAFIEASEDWETRVVVLESTSEKFFSAGMDVKEERPSSATLPPAIPHYGMQLGREVFRVMHECKVPVIAKVRGIAVGAGFLYACLADFAIASENARFGQFEIKVGAVGGAGMLRRMMSEQAMRYLTWTADLVPVSDLVALGAGIRVVSDDRLDAEVDRVARIIAARPANVTRHSKYSFNQSEPFRPVDAYDVEQLHTLALAVGHNLT; encoded by the coding sequence ATGATCGTCGAGTCCAGGCGCGATGCCGATGGTATCCGCACGATCGCGCTCAACCGCCCGCCGGCGAACGCGATCAACTATGACATGATGCACGCGGTGAAGGCGGCTTTCATCGAAGCCAGCGAGGACTGGGAAACGCGCGTCGTCGTGCTCGAAAGCACTAGCGAGAAGTTCTTCTCTGCCGGCATGGACGTGAAGGAGGAGCGGCCCAGCTCGGCCACGCTGCCTCCCGCGATCCCGCATTACGGCATGCAGCTCGGCCGCGAGGTCTTCCGCGTGATGCACGAGTGCAAGGTGCCGGTGATCGCCAAGGTCCGCGGTATCGCGGTGGGTGCGGGCTTTCTTTACGCATGCCTCGCCGACTTCGCGATCGCTTCGGAGAACGCCCGCTTCGGTCAGTTCGAGATCAAGGTCGGCGCGGTCGGCGGTGCGGGGATGCTGCGGCGGATGATGTCCGAACAGGCGATGCGCTATCTGACGTGGACCGCGGACCTCGTGCCCGTGTCCGATCTCGTCGCGCTGGGCGCCGGGATTCGCGTGGTCTCCGACGATCGGCTCGATGCCGAGGTCGATCGTGTCGCGCGAATCATTGCCGCCCGGCCGGCGAACGTGACGCGCCACAGCAAGTATTCGTTCAACCAGAGCGAGCCGTTCCGCCCGGTCGACGCTTATGACGTCGAGCAGCTTCACACGCTGGCGCTCGCAGTCGGGCACAATCTCACCTAG
- a CDS encoding NAD(P)(+) transhydrogenase (Re/Si-specific) subunit beta has protein sequence MDTELIVQGAYLAASALFVLALMWMSSPKTARRAVRCGEVGMLLAVVGTLIRHDVVSYDLVLIAMLIGTAVGAPMAYLMPMTAIPQRTAISHAFGALAVGLIGAAEYYKLAPTLPAGSFVLWALMLEMLLGFLTCTASVIAFAKLQEIMPTRPIMFAGQRVLNVLIFAAALGCAGMLIFVPTSSQLFPLFIALALLFGVLLVIPIGGADMPTVIALLNSYAGLAASAMGFALDNKLLIIVGALDGTSGFILAVIMCKAMNRSFSNVLFGGFGQLAAGPAGKVEERPVRSMSAEEAAPVLELASSVVIIPGYGMAVAQAQHRVAELYEHLEEMGVDVKFAIHPVAGRMPGHMNVLLAEADVPYDKLVELEDINPEMPQTDVALVIGANDTINPAARDDPNSVIAGMPIIEADKARTVMIVKRGMAAGFAGIDNPIYFNENTQMLFGDAKKMAEQLVKELQEL, from the coding sequence ATGGACACCGAACTGATCGTCCAGGGCGCGTACCTCGCCGCCTCCGCGCTGTTCGTCCTCGCGCTGATGTGGATGAGCAGCCCCAAGACTGCGCGGCGCGCCGTGCGCTGCGGCGAAGTGGGCATGCTGCTCGCCGTGGTCGGTACGCTGATCCGGCACGACGTGGTCAGCTATGACCTCGTGCTGATCGCCATGCTGATCGGCACGGCGGTGGGCGCGCCGATGGCCTATCTCATGCCGATGACCGCGATCCCGCAGCGGACCGCGATCAGTCACGCCTTCGGTGCGCTCGCGGTCGGCCTGATCGGTGCGGCCGAATACTACAAGCTCGCGCCGACATTGCCGGCAGGGAGCTTCGTGCTCTGGGCCTTGATGCTCGAGATGCTGCTCGGTTTCTTGACCTGCACGGCCTCGGTCATCGCTTTTGCCAAGCTGCAGGAGATCATGCCGACACGGCCGATCATGTTTGCCGGCCAGCGCGTGCTCAACGTGCTCATCTTCGCCGCGGCGCTCGGCTGCGCCGGAATGCTGATCTTCGTGCCGACTTCGAGCCAGCTTTTCCCGCTGTTCATCGCCCTGGCGCTGCTGTTCGGCGTGCTGCTGGTCATCCCGATCGGCGGGGCCGACATGCCTACGGTGATCGCGCTGCTCAATTCCTACGCCGGCCTCGCCGCCTCGGCGATGGGCTTCGCGCTCGACAACAAGCTGCTCATCATCGTCGGCGCGCTCGACGGCACTTCGGGCTTCATCCTTGCCGTCATCATGTGCAAGGCGATGAACCGCTCGTTCTCCAACGTGCTGTTCGGCGGCTTCGGCCAGCTTGCCGCGGGCCCCGCCGGCAAGGTCGAGGAGCGCCCGGTCCGCTCGATGAGCGCCGAGGAGGCCGCGCCCGTGCTCGAACTGGCAAGCTCGGTGGTGATCATCCCGGGCTACGGCATGGCCGTCGCCCAGGCGCAGCACCGCGTCGCCGAGCTCTACGAGCACCTCGAGGAAATGGGCGTCGACGTGAAGTTCGCGATCCATCCGGTCGCGGGCCGCATGCCTGGGCACATGAACGTGCTGCTGGCCGAGGCCGACGTGCCCTACGACAAGCTGGTCGAGCTCGAGGACATCAACCCCGAGATGCCGCAGACCGACGTCGCCCTGGTCATCGGCGCCAACGACACGATCAATCCAGCCGCGCGCGACGACCCCAATAGCGTCATCGCCGGCATGCCGATCATCGAGGCCGACAAGGCCAGGACGGTGATGATCGTCAAGCGCGGCATGGCCGCGGGCTTCGCCGGGATCGATAACCCGATCTACTTCAACGAGAACACCCAGATGCTGTTCGGCGATGCCAAGAAGATGGCCGAGCAGCTCGTGAAGGAGCTGCAGGAGCTCTGA
- a CDS encoding NAD(P) transhydrogenase subunit alpha → MHQASSTTDLLFVFMLAAFLGFQLIKRVSPLLHSPLMSLTNAIAAVVIVGAITITGAADATPLAKTLGFIAVTAATINAVSGLLITDRMLKMFRRKGE, encoded by the coding sequence ATGCACCAAGCATCCTCCACCACGGACCTGCTGTTCGTGTTCATGCTGGCCGCCTTCCTTGGCTTCCAGCTGATCAAGCGCGTCTCGCCGCTGCTGCACTCGCCGCTGATGAGCCTGACCAACGCCATCGCCGCGGTCGTGATCGTCGGCGCCATCACCATTACCGGCGCGGCCGACGCGACGCCGCTGGCCAAGACGCTGGGCTTCATCGCGGTCACCGCGGCGACGATCAATGCGGTCTCGGGCCTGCTGATCACCGACCGCATGCTCAAGATGTTCCGCAGGAAGGGCGAGTAG